From Chryseobacterium salivictor, a single genomic window includes:
- a CDS encoding DUF6370 family protein, producing the protein MKRVLLVFLLLVSVSIFAQKVQNQTVDAACGMCQFKIKSDKGCAMAVKIDGKVYHVEGLDKKTYGDAHAEDGYCKIMKKAVVSGEVKKGKFYATSFKYVE; encoded by the coding sequence ATGAAAAGAGTCTTATTGGTATTCTTGCTGTTAGTTTCAGTAAGTATTTTTGCCCAGAAAGTTCAGAACCAGACGGTTGACGCGGCTTGCGGAATGTGTCAGTTCAAAATCAAATCCGATAAAGGGTGCGCCATGGCCGTCAAAATTGATGGCAAAGTCTATCACGTCGAAGGTTTAGACAAAAAAACATACGGTGACGCTCACGCCGAAGACGGCTATTGCAAAATCATGAAAAAAGCGGTTGTCAGTGGGGAAGTTAAGAAAGGGAAGTTTTATGCAACCAGTTTTAAGTATGTAGAGTAG
- the hemW gene encoding radical SAM family heme chaperone HemW, whose protein sequence is MIYLHIPFCKQKCSYCNFHFSTSLQYKEEMISAIKKEISLRKNELETQDLKSLYFGGGTPSILNADELQSIIDEVLKHFSFDSNIEITLEANPDDLDKNFLKELSKTPFNRLSIGTQSFFNEDLKLMNRAHNAGEAESSIKRAQDFGFENISIDLIYGSPTSSFEIWKQNLDKTIELQVPHISSYALTVEPKTMLNAWISQGKIAAPKEAEQHEEFFYMTDFLKDHGFDHYEISNFGKPGFHSRHNSAYWKYREYLGIGPSAHSYNGRNERSWNIANNKLYINSLNKNILPRETELLSEKDQFNEMLMIGLRTTWGVDLSALNEKFSAELLEYFQNQIKSKLDDGLLMIENNHLIIPEKHWFLADGIAADLFMV, encoded by the coding sequence ATGATTTACCTCCATATCCCTTTCTGCAAACAAAAATGCAGTTACTGCAACTTTCATTTTTCCACTTCTTTACAATATAAAGAGGAGATGATTTCTGCGATAAAAAAAGAAATTTCTTTAAGAAAAAATGAGTTGGAAACCCAGGATTTAAAATCCCTTTATTTCGGTGGCGGAACTCCTTCCATTCTTAATGCAGATGAACTTCAGTCGATTATTGATGAGGTCTTAAAACATTTCTCTTTTGATTCCAATATTGAAATTACCCTGGAAGCCAATCCCGATGATTTGGATAAAAACTTTCTTAAAGAATTATCAAAAACACCTTTTAACCGTTTGTCAATCGGGACCCAAAGTTTTTTTAATGAAGATTTGAAATTAATGAACCGCGCGCACAATGCAGGCGAAGCTGAAAGTTCAATTAAAAGAGCGCAGGATTTTGGTTTTGAAAACATCAGCATCGATTTAATCTACGGTTCGCCGACTTCAAGTTTCGAAATATGGAAACAGAATCTCGATAAAACTATTGAACTTCAGGTGCCGCACATTTCTTCTTATGCACTGACGGTTGAACCGAAAACAATGTTGAATGCCTGGATCTCTCAGGGAAAAATCGCCGCTCCAAAAGAAGCGGAGCAACATGAGGAGTTTTTCTACATGACCGATTTTCTGAAAGATCACGGTTTCGATCATTACGAAATATCCAATTTCGGAAAGCCCGGTTTTCATTCCAGACACAATTCTGCCTACTGGAAATACCGGGAATATCTGGGCATCGGCCCTTCCGCACATTCCTATAACGGGCGAAACGAAAGAAGCTGGAATATTGCCAATAATAAGCTGTATATCAATTCTTTAAATAAAAATATCTTGCCCAGAGAAACGGAACTGCTCTCCGAAAAAGACCAGTTCAACGAAATGTTGATGATTGGGTTGCGAACAACCTGGGGCGTAGATTTGTCTGCCTTAAATGAAAAATTCAGTGCCGAACTTTTGGAGTATTTTCAAAACCAAATCAAATCCAAACTCGATGATGGACTGCTGATGATTGAAAATAACCATCTTATTATTCCTGAAAAGCATTGGTTCCTGGCAGATGGAATTGCTGCTGATCTGTTTATGGTGTAG
- a CDS encoding RsmD family RNA methyltransferase: protein MYRIISGQWKAKRISAPKNFDVRPTTDFAKEALFSIIENRFRLDYASISVLDLFAGIGSISLEFASRGCKDVTSIEMNARHAGFINATATELEMNTQVNAIRGDVFEYLKKNRNRKSYDIVVADPPFEMEVEKYQELISLVLKNNYLKENGVFILEHQSRTKLEHPNITDTRKYGNVSFSFLKPNEPQPEETAENGESIE, encoded by the coding sequence ATGTACAGAATAATAAGTGGCCAATGGAAAGCCAAAAGAATTTCCGCTCCGAAAAACTTCGATGTAAGACCGACGACCGATTTTGCCAAAGAAGCCCTGTTCAGTATTATCGAAAACCGTTTCCGACTGGATTACGCCTCGATTTCTGTACTTGATCTTTTTGCCGGAATCGGATCGATTTCACTGGAATTCGCTTCCAGAGGCTGCAAAGACGTAACTTCAATCGAGATGAATGCCCGCCATGCCGGTTTCATCAATGCTACCGCAACAGAGCTTGAAATGAACACGCAGGTGAATGCCATCCGGGGCGACGTTTTTGAGTATTTAAAGAAAAACAGAAACCGCAAATCCTACGATATCGTGGTTGCAGATCCGCCGTTCGAAATGGAGGTAGAAAAGTACCAGGAACTCATTTCTCTGGTATTGAAGAATAATTACCTCAAGGAAAACGGCGTCTTTATTTTGGAACACCAAAGCCGTACAAAACTGGAACATCCGAATATTACCGACACCAGAAAATATGGAAACGTAAGTTTTTCTTTCCTAAAACCCAACGAACCACAACCGGAAGAAACGGCTGAAAATGGAGAGAGCATAGAATAG
- a CDS encoding RluA family pseudouridine synthase codes for MTEDNENFAEEDFLTQDSNETESEGLFEHLSLTVDKGQESVRIDKFLVNFRQNSSRNKISQTCRAGNVVVNGSPVKQNYRVKPGDEISVLLTKPPRENIIIPQDIPINIVYEDDDVVVVDKAAGMVVHPGHGNYDGTLINALAFHFEKNGIKSDLDRVGLVHRIDKDTSGLLVIAKNEYALSFLAKQFFDRTTKRLYWAFVWGNMEEEQGTIRGNIGRHLKNRMQMAVFEDGTLGKHAVTHYKVIERFRYITWVECKLETGRTHQIRAHFKHIGHTLFNDERYEGNQILKGINMPKYKQFVKNVFEILPRHALHAHTLGFIHPTTGKEMYFESRMPKDMDDALNKWRKYLES; via the coding sequence ATGACAGAAGACAACGAAAATTTCGCGGAAGAAGATTTTCTGACTCAGGACTCCAACGAAACTGAATCGGAAGGTCTCTTTGAACATCTTTCCCTCACCGTTGATAAAGGCCAGGAATCGGTACGGATCGATAAATTTCTGGTGAATTTCCGGCAAAATTCTTCAAGAAATAAAATCTCGCAAACCTGCCGTGCGGGGAACGTCGTGGTCAATGGTTCGCCGGTTAAGCAGAATTACCGCGTAAAACCCGGGGATGAAATTTCCGTCCTGCTTACCAAGCCGCCACGGGAAAATATCATCATTCCACAAGATATTCCCATTAATATCGTTTATGAAGATGACGATGTGGTCGTGGTAGATAAAGCAGCAGGAATGGTGGTGCATCCCGGTCATGGGAATTATGACGGAACTTTGATCAATGCGCTGGCTTTTCATTTTGAAAAAAACGGGATAAAATCAGATCTGGACCGCGTTGGGTTGGTGCACCGGATTGATAAAGACACCTCAGGCCTTTTAGTCATTGCCAAAAATGAATATGCCCTGAGTTTTCTTGCCAAACAGTTCTTTGACCGTACGACCAAAAGATTATACTGGGCGTTTGTCTGGGGGAATATGGAAGAAGAGCAGGGAACGATTCGTGGAAACATCGGCAGGCATCTGAAAAACAGAATGCAGATGGCCGTTTTCGAAGACGGAACTTTGGGGAAACACGCTGTTACTCATTATAAAGTCATCGAGCGTTTCCGGTACATCACCTGGGTAGAATGTAAACTGGAAACCGGCAGAACCCATCAGATTAGGGCGCATTTCAAACATATCGGGCACACTCTTTTCAATGATGAAAGATATGAAGGAAATCAGATTTTAAAAGGAATCAATATGCCGAAGTACAAACAGTTTGTGAAAAATGTGTTCGAAATTTTGCCCCGTCACGCCCTTCATGCCCACACGCTTGGATTTATCCATCCGACGACCGGGAAAGAAATGTATTTTGAAAGTAGAATGCCGAAAGATATGGACGATGCCCTGAATAAATGGAGAAAATATTTAGAATCTTAG
- a CDS encoding PorP/SprF family type IX secretion system membrane protein, with protein sequence MRKIYTLFFVVVFLGSYKSQETLPFYQQYLLGGDFLFNPALYGSTDDVVLNLNYQKQFSNFDQSPNVQSIGMHANVIDRLGAGLSFFRDQNGPISSNGISAGAAYFIPIDDDGERKNQFSFGTNVNFYNMNIDLGMLNPQDPGDPVLSSNSLFLVYANLGMALNYRNFFAGVSVNDIALSNDIPIVNGIEPEPTKVLIHTGYDWYVTDEFYVTPSVLANFNTNSSKLVDLNVMGTVNGDENSFSAGVSFRTAINKFGNQSLGFSPVIKGTVNNFFFGATYNFGLSDIQQYAGSSFMLSIGYKLENFINTRGYRY encoded by the coding sequence ATGAGAAAAATATATACGTTATTTTTCGTGGTGGTCTTTCTCGGAAGCTACAAAAGCCAGGAAACATTGCCATTTTATCAACAGTATCTGCTTGGCGGCGATTTTCTTTTTAATCCCGCGCTCTATGGTAGTACCGATGATGTTGTATTGAATTTAAACTACCAGAAGCAGTTTTCGAATTTCGATCAGTCGCCCAATGTACAGTCGATCGGGATGCACGCCAACGTAATTGACAGATTGGGAGCCGGATTGTCTTTTTTCAGAGATCAAAACGGGCCGATTTCTTCCAACGGTATTTCGGCAGGTGCTGCTTATTTTATTCCTATTGATGATGATGGCGAGCGAAAAAACCAATTCTCTTTTGGGACGAATGTGAATTTCTATAATATGAATATCGACTTGGGCATGCTGAATCCACAGGATCCCGGCGACCCGGTTTTAAGTTCAAATTCCCTCTTTCTGGTCTATGCCAATCTTGGGATGGCGCTCAATTACCGTAATTTTTTCGCAGGAGTTTCTGTGAACGATATCGCTTTAAGCAATGATATTCCTATTGTGAACGGTATTGAACCGGAACCGACCAAGGTTCTGATCCACACGGGTTATGACTGGTATGTGACCGATGAGTTTTATGTAACACCGTCTGTTTTGGCGAACTTTAATACCAATTCATCTAAACTGGTGGATCTCAATGTGATGGGAACCGTTAACGGAGACGAAAACTCCTTTTCAGCCGGGGTGAGTTTTAGAACAGCAATCAATAAATTCGGTAATCAAAGTTTAGGATTTTCTCCGGTTATCAAAGGAACGGTGAATAATTTCTTTTTCGGTGCCACTTATAATTTCGGACTGTCTGATATTCAACAGTATGCCGGCAGCAGTTTCATGCTGAGTATCGGTTATAAATTAGAAAATTTCATCAATACGAGAGGGTACCGGTATTAA
- a CDS encoding type II toxin-antitoxin system RelE/ParE family toxin, translating into MGYNLVILNRAQEEIDQAYEYYSEISYSVMKSFDEQLELAYQSLEINPFFQFRYKNLRAIPFKPFPYILFFTIDEEEKLVYIYSVFNTNQDPQKYPNL; encoded by the coding sequence ATGGGTTATAATCTCGTTATTCTTAATCGTGCTCAGGAAGAAATAGATCAAGCCTATGAATATTATTCAGAGATTTCTTATTCGGTAATGAAATCTTTTGATGAACAATTAGAACTGGCTTATCAATCTTTGGAAATAAATCCTTTCTTCCAATTTCGATATAAAAACTTGAGAGCGATTCCTTTTAAACCGTTTCCTTATATCCTATTTTTCACGATTGACGAAGAGGAAAAATTGGTTTACATTTATTCTGTTTTTAACACCAACCAAGATCCGCAGAAATATCCTAATTTATAA
- the murI gene encoding glutamate racemase — protein MKTIKPDFSHLSANQSIGIFDSGVGGLTVAKEIKRLLPHENLIYFGDTKHLPYGEKSREAIVGYCTKITEFLLEKNCKAIVIACNSATANALTEVLALVNNQVPVIDVINPVAEKVSYEIHNNVGVIATKATVNSGLYKKSIRKHNKFIKVDELATPLLVPAIEEGFRNHPITHSIIYNYLSNSKLKNIETLILGCTHYPLLLNEIKQYYGNRVRVIDSPSIVANQLRIILEKHHLLNEENPKPTYQFYLSDITKNFEKISKKFFGKTIDLELKVL, from the coding sequence TTGAAAACGATAAAACCAGATTTCAGCCATCTTTCCGCCAACCAATCCATCGGGATTTTCGACTCCGGTGTGGGCGGATTAACCGTTGCCAAAGAAATTAAAAGATTACTTCCTCATGAAAATTTAATCTATTTCGGCGATACCAAACATCTTCCGTACGGTGAAAAATCCAGGGAAGCCATCGTGGGATATTGTACGAAAATCACCGAGTTTTTATTGGAGAAAAATTGTAAAGCCATTGTAATTGCCTGTAATTCTGCGACCGCAAATGCGTTAACAGAAGTGTTGGCATTGGTTAATAATCAAGTTCCGGTGATCGATGTGATCAATCCGGTTGCTGAAAAAGTATCCTACGAAATACACAATAATGTGGGGGTGATTGCAACCAAAGCAACGGTCAATTCAGGATTGTATAAAAAATCGATCCGCAAGCACAATAAGTTTATTAAAGTCGATGAACTGGCGACTCCGCTTTTGGTGCCCGCCATCGAGGAGGGTTTTCGGAATCATCCGATTACGCATTCTATTATTTATAATTACCTGAGCAACAGTAAATTGAAAAATATTGAAACCCTGATTTTAGGCTGTACCCATTATCCACTTTTGCTGAACGAAATCAAACAATATTACGGAAACCGCGTTCGGGTAATCGATTCACCGAGTATCGTGGCGAATCAGCTGAGAATTATTCTGGAAAAGCATCATTTGCTGAATGAAGAAAATCCAAAACCTACTTATCAGTTTTACCTTTCAGATATTACCAAAAACTTTGAGAAAATCTCTAAGAAATTCTTTGGTAAAACCATCGATCTGGAATTGAAAGTACTGTAA
- a CDS encoding DUF3822 family protein: MEQLKLLFTKDGVQYQISRNRNVSEEHSFFVTEESPENALSQKIDEILALKKYKEITVISALNHFTLMPEGFKEHDLGYGLIAYNAPVDEDQEELMLSVNKKFGVQFYYTFPKSIYQKIKNTAIPAKFNFSGEQFLNQITAKNQKEIHINLYHQQCEFFALDHKKIILYNNLDVNSEVDFLYFIMFTISKIGFGIADTQFFVYGETTENETFISELKKFVKSLKIVYDNIPNKNFILNAR; this comes from the coding sequence ATGGAACAACTCAAATTACTTTTTACCAAAGACGGCGTACAATACCAGATTTCCAGGAACAGGAATGTTTCTGAGGAGCACTCTTTTTTTGTAACCGAAGAATCGCCTGAAAACGCGCTCAGCCAAAAGATTGATGAGATTTTAGCGCTGAAAAAATATAAAGAAATCACCGTCATTTCTGCTTTGAATCATTTTACCTTAATGCCGGAAGGTTTTAAGGAACACGATTTGGGATACGGTCTGATTGCTTATAACGCTCCTGTGGATGAAGATCAGGAAGAATTAATGCTTTCGGTAAATAAAAAATTCGGCGTTCAGTTTTATTATACCTTCCCGAAATCTATCTATCAGAAAATAAAAAACACCGCCATCCCTGCGAAATTCAATTTTTCGGGCGAACAGTTTCTGAATCAGATAACGGCCAAAAACCAGAAGGAAATTCATATTAATCTGTATCATCAGCAATGTGAGTTTTTCGCCTTGGACCATAAAAAAATAATCCTTTACAATAATCTGGATGTGAACTCGGAAGTCGATTTTCTTTATTTCATTATGTTTACCATCAGTAAAATCGGATTTGGAATTGCGGATACCCAGTTTTTTGTTTACGGCGAAACGACCGAAAATGAAACATTTATTTCAGAATTAAAGAAGTTTGTGAAAAGCCTGAAAATCGTTTACGATAATATTCCGAACAAAAACTTTATTTTGAATGCACGATAA
- a CDS encoding PASTA domain-containing protein, with protein sequence MLKSFFHWKVLVNILLAAAIFVGAVWLTFRWLEIHTNHGKEIAVPNVMNKSVHEAIKILDDSGLGYEVDSFKYDPKFKPFQVLQIYPSPGSRVKDGRTIVLKVNPRTYAQVSVPDILDRYKGLAFRQLEQVGLKIGDTIYEPSIQRDAVLRMLYNGAVLKPGALLPRFTTIDLVIGAGPKRNISVPNLVGLTVQEAKLIIAQNLFEIGLIEYEDGGGDESDIVYYQDPAAFDVRDQGMQIDLWASKKTPAEMRGKISQLNSMYRIKDNYEPRNYEETPVYNEPVPNRSEPPLEETPKVVVPKVETPKQEVKKQEIPKTAAEQKPKATEAKPKTATTQAPAKATPAKTEEKPKVKKVIVE encoded by the coding sequence ATGCTTAAATCGTTCTTCCATTGGAAAGTCCTGGTCAATATACTTCTAGCGGCTGCCATCTTCGTAGGGGCAGTTTGGCTGACATTTCGTTGGTTAGAAATTCATACGAACCACGGAAAAGAAATCGCAGTACCCAATGTGATGAATAAATCGGTGCATGAAGCCATTAAAATTTTAGATGATTCAGGCTTGGGATACGAAGTCGACAGTTTTAAATACGACCCCAAATTCAAACCTTTTCAGGTTTTACAAATTTATCCTTCACCGGGTTCCCGGGTGAAAGACGGCAGAACGATCGTACTGAAAGTGAATCCGAGAACCTATGCACAGGTTTCAGTACCGGATATTTTAGACCGTTACAAGGGCTTGGCATTCAGGCAACTGGAGCAGGTCGGGTTGAAAATAGGCGATACCATCTATGAGCCGAGTATCCAGCGTGATGCTGTTTTGAGAATGCTCTACAATGGGGCGGTTTTGAAGCCTGGTGCCCTGTTACCGAGATTCACAACGATTGATCTGGTCATAGGTGCGGGGCCAAAAAGAAATATCAGCGTGCCGAATCTGGTGGGTTTAACCGTACAGGAAGCGAAATTAATTATTGCGCAAAATTTATTCGAAATAGGATTAATCGAATATGAAGATGGCGGTGGCGATGAATCAGATATTGTGTACTACCAGGATCCGGCAGCATTTGATGTGAGGGATCAGGGAATGCAGATTGATCTTTGGGCCAGTAAAAAAACGCCGGCGGAAATGCGCGGAAAAATCTCACAGTTGAATTCCATGTATCGAATTAAAGACAACTACGAGCCTCGGAATTACGAAGAAACCCCTGTTTATAATGAACCTGTCCCCAACCGGAGTGAACCCCCTTTAGAGGAAACGCCAAAAGTGGTTGTGCCAAAAGTAGAAACTCCAAAGCAGGAAGTGAAAAAGCAGGAAATACCAAAAACAGCGGCGGAGCAAAAACCAAAAGCCACTGAAGCGAAACCGAAAACCGCTACAACTCAGGCACCGGCAAAGGCAACTCCTGCAAAAACAGAAGAAAAGCCCAAAGTTAAAAAGGTGATTGTTGAATAG
- a CDS encoding Smr/MutS family protein, with protein MKTGDPVSVIDDNLKGKIMSIKGKKVTIEDEHGFRYEYNAEELVLQQAEIYEQIKTVQKKELSKPVSKKHDKKPFVLDLHFEHLVKNPAGYNSFDRLFLQKEKLLTTIDYCRKNNLKKLEIIHGIGDGILQQMVHDVLESQTHLEFQNKEILHHQSGTVLVYFR; from the coding sequence ATGAAAACAGGCGACCCCGTTTCGGTAATCGATGACAACCTGAAAGGGAAAATCATGAGCATCAAAGGAAAAAAAGTGACGATTGAAGATGAGCACGGATTCCGGTATGAATACAATGCTGAGGAACTCGTCCTGCAGCAGGCGGAAATTTATGAACAGATAAAAACTGTTCAGAAAAAAGAACTGTCAAAACCCGTTTCTAAAAAGCATGATAAGAAACCTTTTGTGCTGGATCTGCATTTCGAACATCTGGTAAAGAATCCCGCAGGTTACAACTCCTTTGACCGGCTCTTTCTTCAAAAAGAAAAACTCCTGACCACCATCGACTACTGCCGGAAAAACAACCTGAAAAAACTGGAGATTATCCACGGAATCGGAGACGGCATTTTGCAGCAAATGGTCCACGACGTGCTGGAAAGCCAAACCCATCTGGAGTTTCAGAACAAAGAAATACTTCACCATCAATCGGGCACCGTATTGGTGTATTTTCGGTAG